A DNA window from Trypanosoma brucei brucei TREU927 chromosome 11 chr11_scaffold01 genomic scaffold, whole genome shotgun sequence contains the following coding sequences:
- a CDS encoding subtilisin-like serine peptidase (curated by J. Mottram) translates to MTCIQENITGLLFLCCCLSLSLWVLSTCKAHADGETAEPNTSCSYMLMLDCLLHPEATEVATRRLQKTNRWKWWRSGLPSGSEVHVHPPPAPFGTWNDFLLMDVRSPLCGKLSGNVMESEISGTSFALPTVGRVIVLRVVEDRWVPKEFTRTHSIESRGDKLSRWRYPRQYLRLRTALRWSGLGVRVAVLDNGVDAALLPQRDVEGIPNSAGEKSDWSVALCRSFVPDVPCENRRDSHGTFSVSVTAGNISLTSNLRSSEGFGNQTTSFTDGSTAEEMPAVSKHYVGVAPGSTVGMFRVFDDARGSKTSWLVSALNDVLQWRADVVSLAFGGTDNMDTIFTEKIRVLAMSGVVVVAAAGNDGPTMGTIHNPADQAEVLAVGSLGTVNCHIVANAMTAHPGHDDREGNCTDSRDQRWVSQFSGRGPSTVEFPFGAGRVRPDILALGEHVVGVGRVMEKFGMSGEERVLGLQVSHGTSVATALVAGVAALCIEALRTLGDGTRVNVALVKGLLIETAVELVPNTESLNSVERVLMQERKKYSSQGAGSWSTEGDAFLNGKRRRTLDGVDMVHTLFHYRNVLQFSRLSQGGGEVCPTCALSRIEQRAHEYDRLLEVFAFPKAVDATGDHHLPHGGKGPAAATLGPCLLNWPYCEQPLFPSAAPIAFNLTLHNARCESSRLNLISPNVTISGAEGFCSMNRVCEPGYLGAEIAQQLVLVRADASLVMSAHSGWLSLFALSPANASTTQIPPPTSAAESNSPDSFALDRYDLITVIGSVRLAYLCTASGEHQKANADVDESGGVRSVTVPFKLPVVRRPSRLERVGFDMSHQWFYPPGQVPDDDIRQERHVLHYRRGNGRLRGHAVRSRSGEKRCGAYECESDHLYTNMALFFLYLRRVLGLFVEQPLLTYLPFGVSKINGVGGVNAKRDVKNVSVAALKRYYGNIGTLILFDLELPLLRMERTLISDAVRYEKLHLLVVSEWFSRSIARGTSSHSSTPGGSLFPSLKGNQNVNSSFCDADEPKVKSNGCLPKEPMVLDGSSHVPSLNALLRDVSHGKLQLDTEHVVSGELVLATCPHHSYKMPSSFWSISSWISWLWFGGAQRADGCVDRHLGEIQSAGVVLWPPTGERNKQGDESHSELGGERSSADYKPTAVCSIAKNWARGLYFLSKLKDSGGNLNCDDATNGCGDGTKQREVDVMHPVGQSAFVPIFGFVGSGGDCLGEDGLFDNEGCMKGAPAAESLRHAGGRVVLFTDSNSFSDLPHSAATLHRLNLLIYDTSRLLSRSSTETSFAIDISHKIEAIVREESFQPSLSLGLIGDFVSFLHNGGTKNFMQGVDCRRSDGTSLGHHWNDISTSEKAENGGRDGLHAANEEDKASLLALRLFQGAPQRVAIAERVRAVLVDWEAAIASEADYAETDAVITDGDCNGSFFVQTADSRKLWSNCTYGGEGVNMILWTHILGLTFTTLVLYATNCLRCLLENMKVVAVEPSE, encoded by the coding sequence ATGACATGCATACAGGAAAACATTACAGGGCTGCTTTTCTTGTGTTGTTGCCTGTCACTTTCGCTATGGGTACTTTCGACTTGCAAAGCCCATGCTGATGGGGAAACCGCAGAGCCAAACACCAGCTGTTCGTATATGTTGATGCTCGATTGTCTTTTACATCCTGAGGCTACTGAGGTGGCGACCCGACGTCTgcagaaaacaaataggTGGAAATGGTGGCGTAGTGGCCTTCCAAGTGGATCGGAAGTGCATGTGCATCCCCCTCCAGCGCCTTTTGGGACGTGGAATGACTTTCTGTTGATGGATGTTCGCTCTCCCCTTTGTGGTAAGTTGTCAGGGAATGTTATGGAGAGTGAAATAAGTGGGACCTCATTCGCTCTTCCTACCGTAGGGCGAGTTATTGTATTACGTGTCGTGGAAGATAGGTGGGTTCCAAAAGAATTTACGCGCACCCATTCGattgagtcacgaggcgacAAACTTTCCCGATGGCGGTACCCCCGTCAGTATTTGAGGCTACGAACGGCACTGAGGTGGAGCGGGTTGGGTGTTCGAGTGGCTGTACTCGACAATGGTGTTGATGCGGCGCTTTTACCACAACGGGATGTAGAGGGGATACCGAATTCtgcgggggaaaaaagtgacTGGTCAGTTGCACTATGCAGGAGTTTTGTGCCCGATGTGCCATGCGAGAACCGCCGTGATTCACATGGCACCTTCAGCGTGTCCGTTACAGCTGGCAACATTTCCTTGACTAGTAACCTTCGCAGTAGCGAAGGGTTCGGCAATCAAACCACGTCCTTTACCGATGGGAGCACCGCAGAAGAAATGCCTGCAGTGAGTAAACATTACGTGGGCGTGGCCCCTGGTTCTACTGTTGGTATGTTTCGTGTGTTCGACGATGCTCGGGGCTCAAAGACATCGTGGCTGGTGTCTGCTTTGAACGATGTGTTGCAGTGGCGAGCCGATGTTGTGAGTTTGGCGTTTGGTGGCACTGATAATATGGACACCATTTTCACCGAGAAAATCCGTGTGTTGGCGATGTCAGGCGTCGTTGTCGTTGCGGCAGCTGGAAATGATGGTCCAACAATGGGAACAATTCACAACCCCGCTGACCAGGCGGAGGTATTGGCGGTTGGCTCCCTTGGAACGGTTAATTGCCACATCGTTGCGAACGCTATGACTGCGCACCCCGGCCACGATGATAGAGAGGGAAACTGCACAGACAGTCGTGACCAGCGGTGGGTCTCGCAGTTTTCCGGCAGGGGTCCGTCTACGGTGGAATTCCCATTCGGCGCTGGTCGGGTACGGCCGGATATTTTGGCGCTTGGAGAACATGTGGTTGGTGTAGGGCGTGTGATGGAGAAGTTTGGTATGAGTGGTGAGGAGAGGGTGCTGGGGCTGCAGGTATCTCACGGCACAAGTGTTGCAACGGCACTTGTAGCTGGGGTTGCTGCGTTGTGCATAGAAGCACTACGGACTCTGGGTGACGGGACACGCGTTAACGTCGCACTTGTGAAGGGACTTCTAATTGAGACGGCTGTGGAGCTGGTTCCTAACACTGAGAGCCTTAACTCTGTTGAAAGGGTTCTGATgcaggaaaggaagaagtacTCTTCACAGGGTGCTGGGAGCTGGTCAACCGAAGGAGATGCGTTCTTGAATGGGAAGCGACGGAGAACGCTCGATGGGGTCGATATGGTCCACACTCTATTTCACTACCGGAACGTACTTCAGTTCAGTCGTTTGAGCCAAGGCGGTGGGGAGGTGTGTCCCACATGCGCGCTCTCTCGAATCGAACAGAGGGCCCACGAATACGATCGACTACTGGAGGTTTTTGCGTTCCCCAAGGCTGTTGATGCAACGGGCGACCATCACCTTCCACATGGTGGCAAAGGACCAGCCGCAGCAACATTAGGCCCCTGCCTGCTCAACTGGCCTTACTGCGAGCAgcctttgtttccctctgCAGCACCTATCGCGTTTAATTTAACCCTTCATAATGCTCGCTGTGAGTCCTCGCGGCTAAATCTCATTTCGCCAAACGTAACAATTTCAGGAGCCGAAGGTTTTTGCAGTATGAATCGCGTCTGTGAGCCAGGTTATCTTGGTGCCGAAATCGCACAGCAATTAGTgcttgtgcgagctgatgcttCCCTTGTTATGTCTGCCCACAGTGGATGGCTATCACTATTTGCCCTTTCACCTGCGAATGCCTCCACGACGCAAATACCACCACCTACGTCAGCGGCTGAATCCAACTCTCCAGATTCTTTTGCTTTGGATAGGTACGATCTTATTACAGTGATTGGATCTGTAAGACTTGCCTACCTGTGCACGGCAAGCGGTGAACATCAGAAGGCGAATGCGGATGTCGATGAATCAGGGGGAGTTCGTTCGGTTACTGTGCCCTTTAAATTACCGGTTGTGCGGCGCCCCTCCCGACTTGAGCGTGTGGGTTTTGATATGAGTCATCAGTGGTTTTATCCTCCAGGTCAAGTACCTGATGATGATATCCGTCAAGAGAGACATGTACTTCACTACCGCCGCGGCAACGGGCGCCTTCGCGGCCATGCTGTGCGAAGTCGCTCGGGAGAAAAGCGGTGTGGTGCCTACGAATGTGAGAGTGATCATCTCTATACAAATATGGCACTGTTCTTCTTGTATCTTCGGCGGGTTCTTGGTTTATTTGTTGAGCAGCCACTGCTCACTTACCTACCATTCGGTGTTAGCAAGATTAACGGTGTTGGAGGGGTTAATGCGAAGAGGGATGTAAAGAATGTTTCTGTAGCGGCGTTGAAGCGGTATTATGGGAACATAGGCACTCTCATACTGTTCGATCTGGAGTTACCGCTTTTGCGGATGGAGCGTACTCTTATTTCGGACGCAGTTCGTTACGAAAAACTACACTTACTAGTTGTGAGCGAATGGTTCAGCAGGAGCATAGCACGGGGAACCTCGTCTCATAGTTCAACCCCCGGTGGATCcttatttccctcccttaAAGGCAACCAGAACGTGAATTCCTCCTTTTGCGATGCTGATGAACCGAAGGTTAAGAGTAATGGGTGTCTACCAAAGGAACCTATGGTTTTGGACGGATCGTCACATGTGCCGTCGTTGAATGCCCTTCTCCGTGATGTTTCTCATGGAAAACTTCAACTGGACACAGAACACGTGGTTAGTGGCGAACTAGTTTTGGCAACCTGTCCACACCACTCGTACAAAATGCCTTCCAGTTTTTGGTCCATATCATCGTGGATTTCTTGGCTTTGGTTTGGAGGAGCGCAGCGCGCAGATGGTTGTGTGGACCGGCACTTGGGCGAGATTCAATCAGCAGGAGTGGTTCTCTGGCCCCCTACTGGTGAAAGGAACAAACAAGGAGACGAGTCCCACAGCGAACTAGGCGGAGAACGTTCTAGTGCAGACTACAAACCTACAGCAGTTTGCAGTATTGCAAAAAATTGGGCCAGAGGTCTTTACTTTCTTAGCAAGTTGAAGGACAGCGGGGGCAACTTAAACTGCGACGACGCGACCAACGGTTGTGGTGATGGTACTAAACAACGGGAAGTGGACGTTATGCACCCCGTGGGGCAATCTGCGTTTGTCCCCATTTTTGGTTTCGTCGGTTCAGGTGGTGACTGCTTGGGTGAAGATGGTTTGTTTGACAACGAGGGGTGCATGAAGGGAGCACCTGCCGCTGAATCCTTAAGGCACGCTGGTGGGCGTGTGGTCCTTTTTACTGATTCCAATAGTTTCAGTGATTTGCCACACAGCGCAGCCACACTGCATCGGCTGAACCTGTTAATCTATGACACGTCGAGGCTACTCTCTCGGTCGAGTACAGAAACTTCCTTTGCAATTGATATTTCTCATAAAATTGAGGCTATAGTGCGTGAAGAGAGTTTTCAACCCTCCCTCTCACTGGGCCTCATTGGCGACTTTGTGAGTTTCCTCCACAATGGAGGGACAAAGAACTTTATGCAGGGCGTTGACTGTCGCCGTTCGGACGGTACGAGTCTGGGACATCATTGGAATGATATCTCGACCTCCGAAAAGGCAGAAAATGGCGGACGGGACGGTCTCCATGCTGCAAATGAGGAGGATAAGGCGAGTTTGCTTGCCCTTCGTTTATTTCAGGGTGCGCCGCAGCGGGTTGCGATAGCTGAGAGGGTTCGTGCCGTTTTAGTTGACTGGGAAGCGGCCATTGCCTCTGAAGCTGATTATGCTGAGACAGATGCGGTGATTACAGATGGAGATTGTAATGGTTCATTTTTCGTTCAAACCGCGGATTCGAGGAAACTGTGGTCTAATTGTACGTACGGCGGTGAGGGAGTTAATATGATACTTTGGACGCACATACTGGGTCTAACATTTACGACGTTAGTACTGTATGCGACCAATTGCCTCCGATGCCTGTTGGAGAACATGAAGGTTGTGGCAGTGGAACCATCTGAGTAG
- a CDS encoding proteasome regulatory ATPase subunit 2 (similar to GB:AAF91244.1: proteasome regulatory ATPase subunit 2 {Trypanosoma brucei;}) — protein sequence MGQAGGKEQKRQQEKWEPPVATDIGKKKKRHGPDAAAKLPKIYPSRACLLKQLRLERCKDYLLLEDELLTMITSQWDAQENLEEGAMSHYEAELSKVDALRGMPLEVGTLEEVIDDTHAIVSTAGSEYYVAMLSFVDKEKLELGCSVLLHDRYHNVVGLLESNTDPLVSVMKVDKAPQETYADIGGLEDQIQEIKEAVEFPLSHPELFDEVGVKPPKGVILYGVPGTGKTLLAKAVANQTSATFLRVVGSELIQKYSGEGPKLVRELFRVAEENSPSIVFIDEIDAIGTKRYDTDSGGAKEVQRTMLELLTQLDGFDSCNDVKVIMATNRIETLDPALIRPGRIDRKIEFPFPDEKTKKMIFEIHTSRMSLAEDVDLSEFIHAKDEMSGADIKAICTEAGLLALRDRRMKVCQSDFVKGKENVQYRKDKGRFSKFYL from the coding sequence ATGGGGCAAGCAGGTGGGAAGGAGCAGAAGCGCCAACAGGAGAAATGGGAACCTCCGGTGGCGACGGATattggaaaaaagaagaagcgtcATGGCCCTGATGCGGCGGCAAAACTGCCGAAGATATACCCCTCCAGGGCCTGCCTCTTGAAGCAACTACGTCTTGAGCGGTGCAAAGACTACCTATtgttggaggatgaactACTCACAATGATTACGTCGCAGTGGGACGCACAGGAAAATCTTGAGGAGGGTGCCATGTCACATTATGAAGCAGAACTAAGCAAAGTAGATGCTTTGCGTGGGATGCCACTCGAGGTCGGCACCCTTGAGGAGGTTATCGACGATACGCATGCCATAGTTTCCACAGCCGGCTCGGAGTACTACGTTGCGATGCTTTCGTTCGTTGATAAGGAAAAGTTGGAACTTGGTTGCAGCGTGCTACTCCATGACCGCTACCATAATGTTGTGGGACTTCTGGAGAGTAACACAGATCCGCTCGTAAGTGTCATGAAGGTTGATAAGGCACCGCAGGAAACCTATGCTGATATTGGCGGATTAGAGGATCAGATTCAGGAGATAAAAGAGGCGGTTGAGTTCCCTTTGTCACATCCTGAATTGTTTGATGAAGTCGGCGTAAAGCCACCGAAAGGAGTTATCCTCTACGGTGTCCCAGGCACTGGTAAGACTTTGCTCGCAAAAGCTGTGGCAAATCAAACGAGTGCCACGTTCCTGCGTGTGGTGGGGTCTGAACTTATTCAAAAATACTCCGGTGAAGGACCCAAACTCGTCCGGGAATTGTTTCGTGTGGCTGAGGAAAACAGTCCGTCCATCGTTTTTATCGATGAAATTGATGCAATCGGGACAAAAAGGTACGATACAGACAGCGGTGGCGCCAAAGAAGTGCAGCGTACCATGTTGGAGTTGCTCACTCAACTCGATGGATTTGATAGCTGTAATGATGTGAAGGTCATTATGGCAACAAATCGCATCGAAACATTGGATCCGGCGCTCATTCGTCCGGGCCGTATCGACCGGAAGATTGAGTTCCCGTTTCCCGATGAGAAGACAAAGAAGATGATTTTTGAGATTCACACGAGCCGCATGTCCCTAGCAGAGGATGTTGATCTGTCGGAGTTCATCCACGCAAAAGACGAGATGAGCGGGGCTGATATCAAAGCCATTTGTACCGAGGCTGGTCTCCTGGCCTTGCGCGACCGGCGCATGAAAGTATGTCAGTCCGATTTcgtaaagggaaaagaaaatgtgcaaTACCGCAAGGATAAGGGTCGCTTCTCCAAGTTTTACCTTTAG
- a CDS encoding NADH-cytochrome b5 reductase, putative (similar to NADH-cytochrome b5 reductase (EC 1.6.2.2) (B5R). (Swiss-Prot:P00387) (Homo sapiens)): protein MMLAVIVAFAVIFFVTLALAGRGLLPFYRYPPIALNPDVYQSFKLVKKTRVTHDSFIFRFALHASHQCLGLPTGHHIRFRVASKHNFTGTPQVVQHSYTPISSNDDKGFVDFLVKIYYKGSNPAFPNGGRLSQHLDSLSIGEAVEMLGPVGKFQYMGNGDYTVEMGKGEVKRQHVAGFAMVAGGTGITPMMQIIHAILKSPEDPTRLWLVYSNHTEEDILLRDALAEACKDPRVKVWHTLTRSAPPDWAYGRGRVNEEMLRTHLPPPQLEEGSVTVLLCGPPLMLQDAVKPNLLNIGYSQDNIFTF, encoded by the coding sequence ATGATGCTCGCAGTTATCGTAGCTTTTGcggtcattttttttgttacgttGGCTCTTGCCGGCCGGgggcttcttcctttttatcgTTATCCTCCCATCGCCCTCAACCCAGACGTATATCAGTCGTTCAAACTTGTGAAGAAAACTCGCGTGACGCATgattctttcatttttcgctTTGCCCTCCACGCCTCGCATCAATGCCTTGGTTTACCGACGGGTCACCACATTCGGTTCCGTGTCGCGTCCAAACACAACTTTACGGGCACCCCACAAGTTGTTCAGCACTCTTACACTCCCATTTCATCAAATGACGACAAGGGATTCGTGGATTTCCTTGTGAAAATATATTACAAGGGCTCCAATCCGGCATTCCCCAACGGTGGGCGGCTCTCACAACATCTTGACAGTTTGTCCATTGGTGAGGCTGTGGAGATGTTGGGCCCAGTGGGGAAGTTTCAGTACATGGGAAACGGTGACTATACGGTGGAGATGGGTAAGGGAGAGGTAAAGCGGCAGCATGTAGCTGGTTTTGCAATGGTTGCTGGTGGTACAGGGATTACACCAATGATGCAAATTATTCATGCCATACTTAAATCACCTGAGGATCCCACGCGGCTTTGGTTAGTCTATTCCAACCACACAGAAGAGGACATTTTACTGCGGGATGCACTAGCCGAGGCATGTAAGGACCCGCGTGTGAAGGTATGGCACACTCTCACTCGCAGTGCCCCCCCGGATTGGGCGTATGGAAGAGGGCGTGTTAACGAAGAGATGCTTCGCACTCACCTCCCCCCACCGCAGCTGGAGGAGGGCTCAGTAACCGTATTGTTATGTGGTCCCCCGCTTATGCTTCAGGACGCAGTGAAGCCAAACCTGCTCAACATTGGGTACTCACAAGACAATATATTTACCTTTTAA
- a CDS encoding leucyl-tRNA synthetase, putative (similar to Leucyl-tRNA synthetase, cytoplasmic (EC 6.1.1.4) (Leucine--tRNAligase) (LeuRS). (Swiss- Prot:P10857) (Neurospora crassa;)): MSTVRRDRLVSIEAEAQARWSKEKIYELDAPLKGEETQPKFFTTFPYPYMNGRLHLGHTFSLTKCEFATRFWRMKGYRSLWPFGLHVTGTPIAACAQKIKLEMELYGNPPQFPAEVEDKPLEKKDEVATIGQHKGKRGKAGPAKPQWIIMRTMGIEESEIPKFADPLHWFDFFPPLAIQDLKRLGCHIDYRRSFITTDRNPYYDRFVSWQFRNLRSSNYLHYGKRYCIYSPLDKQPCADHDRASGEGALPQEYTVVKLKVKNPLEQPALAPFSEIIGNRSVILPGATLRPETVIGQTNCWVSPNFSYMAYSILNGTGEEEIYIMTSRAARNLAYQNFTVNGKTGVDPSPLFEVDGAKLIGLPLSAPLCPYDTIYTLPMQSIIETKGTGVVMSVPADSPDDYINYVQLVNKPDYRAKLGLKDEWVANKIVSLIEVPGEMGRESAKYMCEKLKINGPNATDLLEEAKKVIYQAGFYQGVMIAGPFAGEKVSAAKVKTVKLLEEQNAAIRYYEPARIVVSRSGEECVVALCDQWYIEYGKEEWKEMVMRHLKNMNLAPVVRNGFEETLNWLADWPCSRNFGLGTKFPSDEGGTMIIDSLSDSTIYMAYYTIAHFLHKGADGIHRLDAHHENALGVEPEMFTDETFDYIFRGRGTPESVHAVNGLPTEAAEKMRREFLYWYPVDLRCSGKDLIQNHLTMFLYNHAAIWPDDESKWPRSVFANGHVLVDNEKMSKSKGNFMTLEEAINEYGSDATRLACADAGDTLDDANFVRETATGFIMKLTTVIDGSEELLKNKRSLRGGEFNIFDRIFSNTINTIIIRVEKYYTNMQFRNVLNAAYHELSNEFSQYKLNCDTMQMHADLAERYLEVITLLLAPIAPHFSEYMWTTVLGRKTSVVLEPFPKVTAPVEYATLVASRVLTDVVKEIRAQVTKAQKKRGPITEVCVYTSGAYSEWQVKALGLLRELYEANNKSFPAEFSKAVMARRQDWMTKDILPDVMAFVSFTKMNVEQYGEEALASTPAINDMEVLKEVHASVCKLSGVPTVHILSNEDETYTEHRVARKKCRPGEPSVAFPDKKA, translated from the coding sequence aTGTCGACTGTACGACGTGATAGACTTGTAAGCATCGAAGCCGAGGCACAAGCACGATGGTCGAAGGAGAAAATTTACGAGTTGGATGCTCCACtaaaaggtgaagaaacgCAGCCGAAGTTTTTCACAACGTTTCCGTATCCCTACATGAATGGGCGGTTACATCTCGGTCATACCTTCTCCCTTACAAAATGTGAGTTTGCCACACGTTTCTGGCGGATGAAAGGGTACCGGTCGTTATGGCCATTTGGTCTTCATGTAACGGGAACGCCCATCGCTGCCTGCGCACAGAAAATAAAGTTGGAGATGGAACTTTACGGCAACCCTCCACAATTTCCCGCGGAGGTGGAGGACAAACCGTTGGAGAAGAAAGATGAGGTGGCTACAATTGGTCAACACAAGGGCAAGCGTGGTAAAGCAGGTCCTGCAAAACCACAATGGATTATTATGCGCACGATGGGGATCGAGGAGAGTGAAATACCAAAATTCGCCGATCCGCTGCACTGGTTTGACTTCTTCCCTCCACTCGCTATTCAAGACTTAAAGCGCCTTGGTTGCCATATTGACTACCGCCGCTCCTTCATTACGACGGACCGCAATCCGTATTATGATCGCTTCGTCTCATGGCAGTTCCGAAACCTTCGCAGCTCCAATTACCTCCACTACGGCAAACGATATTGCATTTACTCTCCACTGGATAAACAACCTTGTGCTGATCACGACCGAGCAAGTGGTGAGGGCGCCCTGCCGCAAGAATATACCGTTGTTAAGCTGAAGGTAAAGAATCCCCTGGAGCAGCCGGCACTTGCACCATTCAGCGAAATTATTGGTAATCGTTCAGTGATTCTTCCGGGGGCGACTCTGCGCCCGGAGACGGTCATTGGCCAAACAAACTGTTGGGTTTCTCCCAACTTCTCGTACATGGCATACAGCATTCTTAATGGCActggggaggaggagattTACATTATGACTTCTCGGGCTGCGAGAAACCTTGCCTATCAGAACTTTACGGTGAACGGGAAAACTGGTGTGGACCCGTCGCCACTGTTTGAGGTGGATGGTGCCAAACTCATTGGTCTGCCGCTCTCTGCACCTTTGTGCCCGTACGATACGATTTACACACTTCCAATGCAAAGCATCATTGAGACAAAAGGTACTGGTGTGGTTATGTCCGTTCCGGCTGATAGCCCAGACGACTACATCAACTACGTGCAACTTGTGAACAAACCCGACTATCGGGCGAAGCTTGGTTTGAAAGACGAGTGGGTAGCTAATAAAATTGTTTCACTAATTGAGGTTCCAGGGGAAATGGGCCGTGAAAGTGCCAAATACATGTGTGAGAAACTGAAGATTAACGGCCCCAATGCCACGGATTTGCTTGAGGAGGCCAAGAAGGTAATTTATCAAGCTGGGTTCTACCAAGGCGTGATGATTGCTGGGCCATTCGCGGGTGAGAAGGTTTCCGCTGCGAAGGTGAAGACAGTGAAACTTCTGGAGGAGCAGAACGCCGCCATTCGTTACTACGAACCCGCGCGCATCGTCGTTAGTCGTTCAGGGGAGGAATGTGTTGTCGCCCTATGCGACCAGTGGTACATTGAATACGGCAAGGAGGAGTGGAAGGAGATGGTTATGCGGCACCTAAAGAACATGAACCTGGCTCCTGTCGTCCGCAATGGGTTCGAGGAGACACTCAATTGGCTTGCCGACTGGCCATGCAGCCGCAACTTTGGGCTTGGGACCAAGTTCCCCTCTGACGAAGGAGGGACAATGATTATCGACAGCTTGAGTGACTCCACCATCTATATGGCGTACTACACAATTGCTCACTTCTTGCACAAGGGGGCCGATGGTATTCACCGTCTTGACGCGCATCACGAAAATGCGCTTGGTGTGGAGCCGGAAATGTTCACAGATGAGACATTCGATTACATTTTCCGCGGTAGAGGCACACCGGAGTCCGTTCATGCTGTTAATGGTCTCCCCACAGAAGCGGCCGAAAAGATGCGGCGGGAATTTTTATATTGGTATCCTGTTGACCTCCGGTGCTCTGGGAAGGATCTCATTCAAAACCACCTAACGATGTTTCTCTATAATCATGCGGCGATTTGGCCCGACGACGAGAGCAAGTGGCCGCGATCGGTTTTCGCCAACGGTCACGTCCTCGTAGACAACGAAAAAATGTCCAAATCGAAGGGGAATTTCATGACATTAGAGGAGGCAATAAACGAATACGGCAGTGACGCAACTCGCCTGGCCTGCGCGGATGCAGGTGACACATTGGATGACGCGAACTTTGTCCGTGAAACCGCTACAGGATTTATTATGAAATTAACGACAGTAATTGATGGGTCGGAGGAGCTGTTGAAGAACAAAAGATCTCTGCGGGGCGGAGAGTTTAACATTTTTGATAGAATATTCAGCAACACCATTAATACTATCATCATTCGCGTGGAAAAGTACTACACAAATATGCAGTTCCGCAATGTGCTTAATGCGGCCTACCATGAGTTGTCTAACGAGTTCAGTCAGTACAAACTGAACTGTGACACGATGCAAATGCATGCGGATCTTGCTGAACGTTACCTCGAGGTGATAACACTCCTCCTCGCCCCTATTGCCCCCCACTTTTCAGAGTACATGTGGACGACTGTGCTTGGTCGAAAAACTTCTGTTGTACTGGAACCGTTTCCGAAGGTAACGGCCCCTGTCGAGTATGCCACACTTGTTGCGAGTCGCGTTTTGACAGATGTCGTGAAGGAGATCCGTGCGCAGGTAACgaaagcacaaaagaaaCGTGGCCCCATCACTGAGGTTTGTGTGTACACTTCTGGTGCCTACTCCGAGTGGCAGGTGAAGGCGCTTGGGCTTCTACGCGAGTTGTATGAGGCCAACAACAAGTCATTTCCCGCAGAGTTCTCGAAGGCTGTGATGGCGCGGCGGCAGGACTGGATGACAAAAGATATCCTTCCCGATGTGAtggcttttgtttctttcaccaAAATGAACGTGGAGCAGTACGGGGAGGAGGCGCTAGCATCAACTCCAGCAATTAACGACATGGAAGTATTGAAGGAGGTACATGCGAGCGTATGCAAGTTATCAGGTGTGCCAACGGTACATATTCTATCCAATGAAGACGAGACGTACACAGAACATCGTGTGGCACGTAAGAAGTGCCGTCCGGGTGAGCCTTCCGTAGCCTTTCCGGACAAGAAGGCATGA